In Oncorhynchus kisutch isolate 150728-3 linkage group LG5, Okis_V2, whole genome shotgun sequence, a genomic segment contains:
- the trub2 gene encoding pseudouridylate synthase TRUB2, mitochondrial, giving the protein MARPSVRVFHKLEGLFSIYKPPGVHWKLVRDTIETNLLKGINAAPPPAPRQRVQFLAEPTSVVAEGSNELTLSAASVPALAHHPLVSGPEFQHIGVGVGHRLDVFSSGVLVLGVGQSNKALTDLYRSHVTRDYTLEGELGMATDNFSHTGRLIERTTYDHITRDKLERVLAMMQGSNQKALLTYSKVDMSTQGAYELAVKGELRPDGKSPPIMTGLRLLHFQPPHFSLEVQCLNETQRYLCRILHEVGLELRSTAVCKGVRRTRDGPFTIQHALTHQHWTSPDVIQAIRQYRSSRKASKAKHTQPGKDTGTASQRQEMAEEAAVTGDSHRLHSVLTSKAFGS; this is encoded by the exons ATGGCGAGGCCATCTGTTCGCGTGTTTCATAAACTAGAGGGATTGTTTTCCATTTACAAACCCCCCGGTGTCCACTGGAAACTCGTCCGGGATACCATCGAGACAAACCTGCTCAAag GGATAAATGCTGCCCCTCCTCCAGCCCCTCGTCAGCGGGTCCAGTTCCTGGCTGAGCCCACCAGTGTTGTGGCTGAGGGTTCCAATGAGCTCACCTTGTCTGCAGCCTCTGTCCCAGCTCTGGCTCATCACCCTCTGG TGAGTGGACCTGAGTTCCAGCACATAGGAGTAGGAGTGGGACATCGCCTGGACGTATTCTCCTCTGGAGTTCTAG TTCTAGGTGTTGGCCAGTCAAACAAGGCTCTGACTGATCTCTACAGATCTCATGTCACTAGA GATTATACATTGGAAGGTGAATTGGGGATGGCCACAGATAATTTCTCTCACACAGGCCGCCTCATAGAGAGGACCACATATG ATCACATTACACGGGACAAGCTGGAGAGAGTCCTGGCCATGATGCAAGGATCCAATCAGAAGGCCCTGCTCAC GTACTCTAAGGTGGACATGAGCACCCAGGGGGCCTATGAGCTGGCTGTGAAGGGGGAACTGCGTCCCGACGGGAAGTCTCCCCCTATTATGACAGGCCTGCGTTTATTACACTTCCAACCACCCCATTTTTCCTTGG AGGTGCAGTGTTTGAATGAAACCCAGCGGTACCTGTGCAGAATCCTGCATGAAGTGGGCTTGGAGCTCCGCAGCACGGCCGTATGTAAGGGAGTTCGCCGCACTCGAGACGGGCCCTTCACCATACAACACGCCTTGACCCATCAACACTGGACTTCCCCAGATGTCATACAGGCCATCAGACAGTACCGCTCTTCCAGAAAGGCTAGCAaagccaagcacacacagccagGGAAGGATACAGGAACAGCCAGTCAGAGACAGGAGATGGCAGAGGAAGCAGCAGTCACTGGTGATTCCCACCGGTTACACTCTGTATTGACCTCAAAAGCATTTGGCTCTTGA